TGCAGCAGCAGCAAAACTAAAAATAGAGCTAACAGCCCCTGAAATTTCACAAACATTGACTATTTCAAGAGTTGAAGGGAAAACAGCGGTTCCGCAAACAGAATCATTAGATTTACTTACAAAGCATGGTGGAACATTTTCTTTTTATCTATCAGCTTCTAATGCAGAGAGGATAAAGGAGACTTTTTTAAAAAATGGGTGGAAGGAAAATACCCCGGTTGCAATATGTTATAAAATTTGCTGGGATGATGAAAAGATTTTAAATACCACTTTGGGTGGTTTAGTTAACACACTCAAAGAGAATAACATTAAAAAACCATACTCTTATTATAATTGGCAAGATTTTGGATAGAAGTAGTATAGTTAAATATTCAAAGTTATACGATGAGGATTTTGAACATGGATACAGAAAAAAAGATTGCAGTAATAGCAATAACTGAAAAAGGGGCATTATTAGCTAACAAAATATCTGATGAACTAAATGGGATTTTATTTTTACCCGAAAAATTTCGGGGAAGGATTAAAGCTACTTATTTTCAAGAATTACAAGAGATTTGTAAATTCTGTTTTGATAATTTCAAGGGTATTATAGCAGTGATGGCACAAGGGATTGTTACAAGGATGATAAATGGGCTCATCAAAAGCAAATATACTGATCCTGCTGTAGTGGTTTGTGATGAGGTGGGTAGATTTTCTATCAGTATGCTATCTGGGCATGAAGGTGGGGCAAACGAGCTAACCTTTCTGGTAAGCTCAATTACAGGTGCAGAGCCAGTGATAACTACAGCAAGCGAGGCAAATAAAATTTATGTGGTGGGTATAGGCTGTAGAAAAGGGGTAGATAAGCAGACTGTTGTTGAAGCAATTTCTTATT
This genomic stretch from Calditerrivibrio nitroreducens DSM 19672 harbors:
- the cobM gene encoding precorrin-4 C(11)-methyltransferase; protein product: MNKVFFIGAGPGDPELITVKGMKILTKSDIIIYAGSLVNKQILEYAPAGCKIYDSSKMNLTQIIEIIERHHLEGKVIARLHTGDPSIYGAIYEQMLELDKRGIPYEIIPGVTALFAAAAKLKIELTAPEISQTLTISRVEGKTAVPQTESLDLLTKHGGTFSFYLSASNAERIKETFLKNGWKENTPVAICYKICWDDEKILNTTLGGLVNTLKENNIKKPYSYYNWQDFG
- a CDS encoding cobalt-precorrin 5A hydrolase → MRILNMDTEKKIAVIAITEKGALLANKISDELNGILFLPEKFRGRIKATYFQELQEICKFCFDNFKGIIAVMAQGIVTRMINGLIKSKYTDPAVVVCDEVGRFSISMLSGHEGGANELTFLVSSITGAEPVITTASEANKIYVVGIGCRKGVDKQTVVEAISYCSKLANISINDIRVIVSCWHKKNETGLIEAAKELNCYLRFLPKEIYNNELYCFKESTAKKYLGIKSVAEPSALLAARNPILVLNKTIFNGVTIAIAKENLING